Proteins encoded within one genomic window of Haloimpatiens massiliensis:
- the mscL gene encoding large conductance mechanosensitive channel protein MscL — protein sequence MLKEFKKFALKGNVVDLAVGVIIGGAFGKIVSSLVNDIIMPIIGSLVGKVDFSNLYINLSGQEFNSLAEAKKAGAATINYGLFLNNVIDFLIIAFSIFIVIRQFDKFKKKEAPVVTTKKCPYCCTEIDIEATKCPNCTSEIGA from the coding sequence ATGTTAAAAGAATTTAAAAAATTTGCTTTAAAAGGGAATGTAGTAGACTTAGCTGTAGGTGTTATCATAGGAGGGGCTTTTGGTAAAATTGTTTCATCCTTAGTAAATGACATAATAATGCCTATAATAGGAAGCTTAGTAGGAAAAGTGGACTTTTCTAATTTATACATAAACTTAAGTGGACAAGAATTTAACTCATTAGCAGAAGCTAAGAAAGCTGGAGCAGCCACTATAAATTATGGATTATTTTTAAACAATGTAATTGACTTCTTAATAATTGCCTTTTCAATATTTATAGTTATACGTCAATTTGATAAATTTAAGAAAAAAGAGGCACCTGTTGTAACCACTAAGAAATGCCCATACTGTTGCACTGAAATAGATATAGAAGCAACAAAGTGTCCAAACTGTACTTCAGAAATAGGTGCCTGA
- the ltaE gene encoding low-specificity L-threonine aldolase — MKFMDLRSDTVTNPTEEMRKAMFSAEVGDDVYGDDPTVKELEAYAAKLVGKEAALFVPSGTFGNQLCLFTHCNRGDEVILGDDCHIIMHEVGAASVIAGVQLRTINTHKGMMNTEEIQRKIRTAEEDIHYPGTSLICIENAYSNGIVPPVTYMEEVFSIAKKNNLRVHLDGARLFNAATYLKVDPKELTKYCDSVMFCLSKGLCAPVGSIVAGDKDFIDRAKKKRKLMGGGLRQSGILAAAGLLALKDMTKRLSDDHKNALILADELSKIPGFKVFKDDVQINMVFFSMEDSSVSGEKLKDELLKKGIKINPPENGLMRFVTHYWIKEEDVYYIVKCIRELL; from the coding sequence ATGAAATTCATGGATTTACGAAGTGACACAGTTACAAACCCGACAGAAGAAATGAGAAAAGCTATGTTTTCTGCTGAAGTAGGAGACGATGTTTACGGTGACGACCCTACTGTAAAAGAACTAGAGGCATATGCTGCAAAACTTGTGGGAAAAGAAGCCGCTCTATTTGTTCCCAGTGGTACTTTTGGAAATCAGCTATGTCTTTTCACACACTGCAATAGAGGAGATGAAGTCATTTTAGGGGATGACTGCCACATAATAATGCATGAAGTGGGAGCTGCTTCTGTTATTGCTGGAGTCCAACTTAGAACAATTAATACCCATAAAGGCATGATGAATACTGAAGAAATTCAAAGAAAAATTAGAACTGCTGAGGAAGACATACACTATCCTGGTACAAGCTTAATATGTATTGAAAATGCCTATTCTAATGGTATTGTTCCACCTGTTACTTATATGGAAGAGGTTTTTTCCATAGCTAAAAAAAATAATTTAAGGGTTCATTTAGATGGTGCTAGACTTTTCAATGCTGCAACTTATTTAAAGGTTGACCCTAAAGAATTAACTAAATACTGCGATTCAGTGATGTTCTGCCTTTCAAAGGGTCTTTGTGCTCCTGTGGGCTCCATAGTAGCTGGAGATAAGGATTTTATAGATAGAGCTAAGAAAAAGAGAAAATTAATGGGTGGAGGATTAAGACAAAGTGGAATTCTTGCAGCTGCTGGATTGTTAGCTTTAAAAGACATGACTAAAAGATTATCAGATGACCACAAAAATGCTTTAATTTTAGCAGATGAACTTTCTAAAATACCTGGATTTAAAGTTTTCAAAGATGATGTTCAAATAAATATGGTTTTCTTCAGCATGGAGGACAGCAGCGTATCTGGGGAAAAACTAAAAGATGAACTGTTAAAGAAAGGTATAAAGATAAATCCTCCTGAAAATGGCCTTATGAGGTTTGTAACTCACTACTGGATTAAGGAAGAAGACGTTTATTATATTGTGAAATGCATAAGGGAACTTTTGTAA
- a CDS encoding FAD-dependent oxidoreductase codes for MNEKNTKSYWIDSTEDTNFPSLDRDIHVDVAIVGAGISGITCAYLLKQEGVKLALIDSDKIAKSTSGHTTAKLTSQHDLIYSKLINSLGNTIAKEYADANEKAIELVNKLSRNLKIDCDLEKLPAYVYTEDKNYIHKIEDEVGAAVNLGLKASYVNEIPLNLPIKAGICFEDQYQFHPRKYLLGLSKEISSGNSTNDCSIFENTAIVDVEYGNPCVLTSKEGKKITCSKVILCSHFPFYDGFGLYFARLKPERSYIVCAKSKDKFPTGMFINAETPTRSLRRQKHNDGELILIAGENHRTAHGENTINHFERLKEFGNSLFQIEDFPYSWSAQDYTTLDYIPYVGNLTSSKKNIYVAAGFRKWGMTNGTASAMIIRDLIINGKSPWQNAYSPSRTNFTASAKNFITVNSDTAKHLVKGKLTAGEKDAHVSIGEGTVVEIDGKKYGVYRDSTENLHIVDTTCTHMGCDLNWNAAEKSWDCPCHGSRFSYEGHVIEGPATRDLNHYKESPNKISPNIL; via the coding sequence ATGAATGAGAAAAATACCAAATCCTATTGGATAGATTCCACAGAGGACACAAACTTTCCTTCACTAGATAGAGATATTCATGTAGATGTAGCAATTGTAGGTGCAGGTATAAGTGGAATAACCTGTGCCTATCTTTTAAAGCAGGAAGGTGTAAAACTTGCTCTAATAGATAGCGATAAGATAGCAAAATCTACTTCTGGGCACACCACTGCTAAATTAACGTCTCAGCATGACCTTATATATTCTAAGTTAATAAATTCTCTTGGAAATACTATAGCTAAGGAATATGCTGATGCTAACGAAAAAGCCATAGAACTTGTAAATAAACTCTCTAGGAATTTAAAAATAGATTGTGATCTTGAGAAGTTACCTGCTTATGTGTACACTGAAGATAAAAATTACATACATAAAATAGAAGATGAGGTAGGCGCTGCTGTAAATTTAGGACTGAAAGCTAGCTATGTAAATGAAATTCCTCTTAACTTACCTATAAAAGCAGGCATTTGCTTTGAAGACCAGTACCAATTTCATCCTAGAAAGTATTTATTGGGTTTGTCAAAAGAAATATCTAGTGGCAACTCCACTAACGATTGTAGTATATTTGAAAACACTGCCATAGTAGATGTTGAATATGGAAATCCTTGTGTTCTAACCTCAAAAGAAGGGAAAAAAATTACTTGTTCAAAAGTAATTCTATGTTCACATTTTCCATTTTACGATGGTTTTGGATTATATTTCGCTAGATTGAAGCCTGAAAGATCTTACATAGTATGTGCAAAATCTAAAGATAAGTTTCCCACTGGAATGTTTATAAATGCCGAAACCCCCACTCGTTCCCTTAGACGCCAAAAACATAATGACGGTGAGTTAATTCTTATAGCAGGAGAAAATCACAGAACAGCTCATGGAGAAAATACTATAAACCACTTTGAAAGATTAAAGGAATTCGGAAACTCCTTATTCCAAATAGAAGATTTTCCTTATAGTTGGTCCGCACAAGATTATACAACTCTTGATTATATACCTTATGTGGGAAATTTAACCTCTTCGAAAAAAAACATATATGTAGCCGCAGGTTTTAGAAAATGGGGCATGACCAACGGCACAGCTTCCGCTATGATTATAAGAGACTTGATAATAAACGGTAAGAGTCCATGGCAGAATGCATATAGTCCTTCACGGACTAATTTTACAGCCTCCGCGAAAAACTTCATAACTGTAAACTCCGATACAGCAAAACATCTTGTTAAAGGGAAGCTAACTGCAGGTGAAAAGGACGCTCATGTCTCTATAGGTGAAGGTACGGTAGTCGAAATAGACGGCAAAAAGTATGGTGTTTATAGAGATTCCACTGAAAATCTTCATATAGTTGATACTACTTGTACACATATGGGATGTGATTTAAACTGGAATGCAGCAGAAAAATCCTGGGATTGTCCTTGCCACGGTTCAAGATTTTCCTACGAAGGACACGTAATTGAAGGTCCTGCCACAAGAGATTTAAACCACTACAAGGAGTCTCCTAATAAAATATCCCCCAATATACTCTAA
- a CDS encoding DUF1657 domain-containing protein: protein MTVVNKLAQTLEMIKASESSCKTFSMDTDDPQAKKLFNQVAENLKMCEGMLQSRVNYIMSEEPQYQPQEQQKQIDQQIQAENQQQ, encoded by the coding sequence ATGACCGTTGTAAATAAATTAGCTCAAACTTTAGAAATGATTAAGGCATCAGAATCCAGCTGCAAAACTTTTTCTATGGATACAGATGATCCTCAAGCAAAGAAATTATTTAATCAAGTGGCTGAAAACTTAAAGATGTGTGAAGGTATGCTTCAAAGTAGAGTTAACTACATTATGAGTGAAGAACCTCAATATCAACCTCAAGAACAACAAAAGCAAATTGACCAACAAATACAAGCTGAAAATCAACAACAGTAA